From a region of the Tenggerimyces flavus genome:
- a CDS encoding NAD(P)-binding domain-containing protein encodes MGVNEVDVVVIGAGQGGLSAAYFLRRFGLSFVVLDAAQSAGGAWQFRSPSLTMRKVHGIFDLPGYRFTRSPDDESLPAAEVVPAYFAAYEEQNALDVRRPVEVTSVEDLPDGRLLVSAGEATWVARAIVNATGTWSRPYWPFYPGMGEFRGEQLHSAAYRGPSAYAGKNVIVVGGGNSATHVLSEVADVAASATWVTRREPVFVTTEFTEDYGRMVIARVEERVRNGLPPQSVVSVTGLGYTEVVREALANGSLHRLPMFARLTASGAVWADGSFRPVDVVIWATGFRAALSHLGPLRLREPGGGIRMDGTRAALDERIHLVGYGPSASTVGANRAGRAAARELAELLERERSAA; translated from the coding sequence ATGGGTGTGAACGAGGTGGACGTGGTCGTGATCGGCGCCGGGCAGGGCGGGTTGTCGGCCGCGTACTTCCTGCGCCGGTTCGGGCTGTCGTTCGTCGTGCTGGACGCGGCGCAGTCGGCTGGTGGAGCGTGGCAGTTTCGCTCGCCGTCGTTGACGATGCGCAAGGTGCACGGGATCTTCGACCTGCCCGGATACCGGTTCACGCGCTCGCCCGACGACGAGTCGCTGCCGGCCGCCGAGGTCGTGCCGGCGTACTTCGCGGCGTACGAGGAGCAGAACGCCCTCGACGTACGCCGCCCGGTCGAGGTGACATCAGTCGAGGACCTGCCCGATGGCCGCCTGCTCGTGTCCGCGGGCGAGGCGACGTGGGTGGCGAGAGCGATCGTGAACGCGACCGGCACCTGGTCGCGGCCGTACTGGCCGTTCTACCCGGGCATGGGGGAGTTCCGCGGCGAGCAGCTGCACTCGGCTGCGTACCGCGGGCCGTCGGCGTACGCCGGCAAGAACGTGATCGTGGTCGGCGGCGGCAACTCGGCGACGCACGTCCTGTCCGAGGTCGCGGACGTCGCGGCGTCGGCGACCTGGGTGACGCGGCGCGAGCCGGTGTTCGTGACGACGGAGTTCACCGAGGACTACGGGCGGATGGTGATCGCGCGGGTCGAGGAGCGGGTGCGGAACGGGCTGCCGCCGCAGAGCGTCGTGTCGGTGACCGGCCTCGGGTACACCGAGGTCGTTCGCGAGGCGCTGGCGAACGGGTCGTTGCATCGGCTGCCGATGTTCGCCCGACTGACGGCGTCCGGAGCTGTGTGGGCGGACGGCTCGTTCCGGCCGGTTGACGTGGTGATCTGGGCGACCGGCTTCCGCGCGGCCCTCAGCCATTTGGGACCGTTGCGCCTGCGCGAGCCGGGCGGCGGGATCCGCATGGACGGCACCCGCGCCGCGTTGGACGAACGGATCCATCTGGTCGGCTACGGCCCGTCCGCCAGCACCGTCGGCGCCAACCGCGCCGGCCGGGCCGCCGCTCGCGAGCTCGCAGAGCTGCTCGAGAGGGAACGTTCAGCCGCTTAG
- a CDS encoding helix-turn-helix transcriptional regulator, whose translation MDRTELADFLRSRRTRLHPADVGLPSGSRRRTPGLRREEVATLAAMSIDYYVRLEQARAPQPSPQVLASLARALRLTDTERDHLYLLAGHGLVDDRPATDELRPAVRRLLDQLDETPALVVNRLLDMLACNRLYAELAGIEYEDLPDRNAIWLRFCNPLAVERFPVEDFEEIGRNHVAYLRGLAVRRPHDTALTELVTRLRNESREFADLWERHDVDVEPSVRKRIRHQEFGVLDLTCETVLVPDTDQQLVLYTAPEGTPTAAALAELRRRTLTPA comes from the coding sequence ATGGACCGCACCGAGCTGGCCGATTTCCTCCGCAGCAGGCGTACGAGGCTGCACCCGGCGGACGTCGGTCTGCCGTCCGGGAGCAGGCGTCGCACGCCTGGGCTGCGTCGCGAGGAGGTCGCGACGCTCGCCGCGATGTCCATCGACTACTACGTCCGGCTCGAGCAGGCCCGCGCTCCACAGCCGTCCCCGCAGGTGCTGGCCTCGCTCGCCCGCGCGCTCCGGCTGACCGATACCGAGCGCGACCACCTCTACCTCCTCGCCGGGCACGGCCTGGTGGACGACCGGCCGGCGACCGATGAGCTACGTCCGGCCGTACGGCGGCTGCTCGACCAGCTCGACGAGACGCCCGCGCTGGTCGTGAACAGGCTGCTGGACATGCTCGCCTGCAACCGGCTCTACGCGGAGCTCGCTGGCATCGAGTACGAGGACCTGCCCGACCGGAACGCGATCTGGCTGCGCTTCTGCAACCCGCTGGCGGTCGAACGGTTTCCCGTGGAGGACTTCGAGGAGATCGGGCGCAACCACGTGGCGTACCTGCGCGGGCTCGCGGTGCGCCGTCCGCACGACACCGCGCTGACCGAGCTGGTGACACGTTTGCGCAACGAGAGCAGGGAGTTCGCCGACCTGTGGGAGCGGCACGACGTGGACGTCGAGCCATCCGTACGCAAGCGCATCCGACACCAGGAGTTCGGGGTGCTCGACCTGACCTGCGAGACCGTGCTCGTCCCGGACACCGACCAGCAACTCGTCCTCTACACCGCACCCGAGGGCACCCCGACCGCCGCCGCCCTCGCCGAGCTCCGCCGCCGCACCCTCACCCCCGCGTGA
- a CDS encoding LLM class F420-dependent oxidoreductase, with amino-acid sequence MRLSICLGDYNSTPDGIGAETRRIARFADEAGFDSIWVGDHFFNIRGSLDVPIPEAYTTLSFLAGCTRRVRLGAMVTAVHHRHPGVLLKMMSTLDVLSGGRTWLGLGAGWNERESRGLGIPFPPLAERYEMLEETLRIAQHMWKGDTSPFHGKHYDLAEPVNVPNALQRPNPPILIAGGGERKTFRLIAQYANACNLRDWPGFETDLPAKLAALRSRCEEVGRPYEEIEKTALFLNETMDPAAFLARMERYAEAGIDHALVVPPVGWDDASLELVASALPETEKLTPTGR; translated from the coding sequence ATGCGACTGAGTATCTGCCTTGGCGACTACAACTCCACCCCTGACGGCATCGGCGCGGAGACGCGTCGGATCGCGCGGTTCGCGGACGAGGCCGGCTTCGACTCGATCTGGGTGGGCGACCATTTCTTCAACATTCGTGGGTCTCTCGACGTCCCCATCCCCGAGGCCTACACGACGCTGTCGTTCCTGGCCGGCTGCACGCGACGCGTCCGGTTGGGGGCGATGGTCACCGCCGTTCACCACCGGCATCCCGGCGTGCTGCTCAAGATGATGTCCACGCTCGACGTGCTGTCCGGCGGGCGGACCTGGCTCGGGCTCGGCGCCGGCTGGAACGAGCGGGAGTCGCGCGGCCTCGGCATCCCGTTCCCGCCGCTGGCCGAGCGGTACGAGATGTTGGAGGAGACGCTGCGGATCGCCCAGCACATGTGGAAAGGTGACACGTCACCGTTCCACGGCAAGCACTACGACCTCGCCGAGCCGGTGAACGTGCCGAACGCGCTGCAGCGGCCGAATCCTCCGATCCTCATCGCGGGCGGTGGCGAACGGAAGACGTTCCGGCTGATCGCGCAGTACGCGAACGCCTGCAACCTGCGCGACTGGCCCGGCTTCGAGACCGACCTGCCGGCGAAGCTCGCCGCACTGCGGTCGCGCTGCGAGGAGGTCGGGCGGCCGTACGAGGAGATCGAGAAGACCGCGCTGTTTCTGAACGAGACGATGGATCCGGCCGCGTTCCTCGCGCGGATGGAGCGCTACGCGGAGGCGGGGATCGACCACGCGCTCGTCGTACCCCCGGTGGGCTGGGACGACGCCTCCCTCGAACTCGTCGCCAGCGCCCTGCCCGAGACCGAGAAGCTCACCCCCACTGGCCGGTGA
- a CDS encoding class I SAM-dependent methyltransferase, translated as MNDFEQLYASVGDDLSQVPWAGLTSHPRLVEWLDAHAPARAGRPALVIACGLGDDAEELARRGYAVTAFDYAPTAISWCHKRFTSSTVGYQVADLFALPDEWKQRFDLVVEINTIQSIALEQRPNAIGAIASTVAEGGELYVYCLHRDDAVPVENRPWPVSRADLAAFGENGLRELSLDELVGLSGKPVLQGVYTR; from the coding sequence GTGAACGACTTCGAGCAGCTGTACGCGTCGGTGGGCGACGACCTCTCGCAGGTGCCGTGGGCGGGGTTGACGTCGCACCCGCGGCTCGTCGAGTGGCTCGACGCGCACGCGCCGGCACGGGCTGGTCGGCCGGCCCTGGTGATCGCGTGCGGTCTCGGCGACGACGCGGAAGAGCTGGCCCGGCGAGGCTACGCGGTGACGGCGTTCGACTACGCGCCGACCGCGATCTCGTGGTGTCACAAGCGGTTTACCTCGTCGACCGTCGGCTACCAGGTAGCGGACCTGTTCGCGCTGCCCGACGAGTGGAAGCAACGGTTCGACCTGGTGGTGGAGATCAACACGATCCAGTCCATCGCGTTGGAGCAGCGGCCGAACGCCATCGGCGCGATCGCGTCGACGGTGGCCGAGGGCGGCGAGCTGTACGTCTACTGCCTGCACCGCGACGACGCGGTGCCGGTGGAGAACCGGCCGTGGCCGGTGAGCCGAGCCGATCTCGCGGCGTTCGGCGAGAACGGGCTGCGCGAGCTCTCGCTGGACGAGCTGGTGGGTCTCAGCGGCAAGCCCGTGCTGCAAGGCGTCTACACCCGTTAG
- a CDS encoding enolase C-terminal domain-like protein, with amino-acid sequence MRIKDIRATTVTVPLEAPLRHSNGAHWGRFVRTLVEVEADNGLIGLGEMGGGGESAEAGIRALKSYLLDHDPANTEALRFMLANPTASLYNNRTQLLAAIEFACLDLVGQDLGVPAYVLLGGKVRDRVPFASYLFFRYPDENGAGEIRTPDQLVAQATDLRARYGFRTHKLKAGVFSPGYELDCYRALGEAFPGDGLRYDPNGAQSVEEAIRFAKAIEPLNNDYLEDPTWGLNGMRRVREKTNLPLATNTVVINFEQLATNVRDPAVDVILLDTTFWGGIRPCIKAAGVCETFQLGIAVHSSGELGVQLATMLHLGAVLPNLAFAADAHYHQLRDDVIEGGKLPYVDGSIAIPSEPGLGVKLDRAKVAEYAELYRELGGYPYDRDPGRPGWYPLLPNTDWADPAIEGTPL; translated from the coding sequence ATGCGTATCAAGGACATTCGCGCCACGACCGTCACCGTTCCGCTCGAGGCGCCGCTGCGGCACAGCAACGGCGCGCACTGGGGACGCTTCGTCCGGACGCTCGTCGAGGTCGAGGCGGACAACGGGCTCATCGGCCTCGGCGAGATGGGCGGCGGCGGGGAGAGCGCCGAGGCGGGCATCCGCGCGCTCAAGTCGTACCTGCTCGACCACGACCCGGCGAACACCGAGGCGCTGCGGTTCATGCTCGCCAACCCGACCGCAAGCCTGTACAACAACCGCACCCAGCTGCTCGCCGCGATCGAGTTCGCCTGCCTCGACCTCGTCGGCCAGGACCTCGGCGTGCCGGCGTACGTGCTGCTCGGCGGCAAGGTGCGCGATCGCGTGCCGTTCGCCTCGTACCTGTTCTTCCGCTATCCCGACGAGAACGGCGCGGGCGAGATCCGCACACCGGACCAGCTCGTCGCCCAGGCGACGGACCTCAGGGCACGGTACGGGTTCCGCACGCACAAGCTCAAGGCCGGCGTGTTCTCGCCCGGCTACGAGCTCGACTGCTACCGCGCGCTCGGCGAGGCGTTCCCCGGCGACGGGCTGCGCTACGACCCGAACGGCGCGCAGAGCGTCGAGGAGGCGATCCGCTTCGCGAAGGCGATCGAGCCGCTGAACAACGACTATCTCGAGGACCCGACCTGGGGCCTGAACGGGATGCGCCGCGTCCGCGAGAAGACCAACCTGCCGCTCGCGACCAACACCGTCGTGATCAACTTCGAGCAGCTCGCGACGAACGTCCGCGATCCCGCCGTCGACGTGATCCTGCTCGACACCACGTTCTGGGGCGGGATTCGCCCGTGTATCAAGGCGGCTGGCGTCTGCGAGACGTTCCAGCTCGGGATCGCGGTGCACTCCTCCGGCGAGCTCGGCGTACAGCTCGCGACCATGCTGCATCTCGGCGCGGTGCTGCCCAACCTCGCGTTCGCCGCCGATGCGCACTACCACCAGCTGCGCGACGACGTGATCGAAGGCGGCAAGCTGCCGTACGTCGACGGGTCGATCGCGATCCCGTCCGAGCCCGGGCTCGGGGTCAAGCTGGATCGGGCGAAGGTCGCGGAGTACGCGGAGCTGTACCGGGAGCTCGGCGGCTACCCGTACGATCGGGATCCTGGCCGCCCAGGCTGGTATCCGCTGCTGCCGAACACCGACTGGGCGGATCCCGCGATCGAAGGAACGCCGCTGTGA